Below is a genomic region from Raphanus sativus cultivar WK10039 chromosome 4, ASM80110v3, whole genome shotgun sequence.
gataaaaatatcattaccaatacacctaaccagatttcaaccaatagaaaaatagattatatttaaaaatcaataaattttgcataaaaatcataaaacgacacttattttgaaacgaaaattttgttCCAAAACAACATCTAACtcgaaacagagggagtagatCTTATTTTCGAGTAAAATGATTGagtatataaatgaaaaaaagtCTAAAAGGACATTAACAAGTTAAAAGTTCAGCTTAATTACAAAGCACTTGTCTAATTTTCTTTGTTACATATACCCCATAATAAACTTATCTTCTTCAATGAgtcattttgtttcttttggtgCAACATTTCTTCCAAcgagtctatatatatatatacaattaattattttcaaattgagttttttcacacaaactttttatttattctagTAAAATCATAAGTACTCCctaaattatgtatataataacaTAGAAAACGTTTGATCTATTATCCATGTGTTTAGAAGCTAGGCTCTAGATTGCATACAATTTTTCCTTCAATACACAAATGTTTGTTACAAGTTCAACGATAACATATTTACAAAACTGATAATTAATTTTTCAACTAAATGAATTAAAAAGAGGTTTAaattagaaaattcaaaattcaagtTTTAGGTTTTTCGAAGTTCTTTAGTTTATTCTAAATTTCATTTGGGGTATTCGAAAGGGATATTTTCCAGCGAACACGGAAGCTTAATTTATGTGTTGTTCAATTCTTTCTCGTGTTTAAAAGTTGGTCCACAAACTAAGTGCCACTATGTAAAGCCAACTTTCAAGCAATTAGGAAACCAGAACAATATCATATCCTAGCACCTAAAATGTGAAAAGCACTCATTCATAGAAAAATTTGCAATAAATTTGATTTGTTGAGAATTTAAAGCGAAGGAAGATGGTAAGAGATAATGATTCAAACGCTTGATATCAACGGTGGTCAGACCAAGAAGGTTATGGtgtatttgaaaatttgaatcaTTTTGTCCATGAATGTATTATTGTTTACCTCTTCTCAGCGcataatatcaaaattacatGTTTTCTGATCAACCAAGAAGATCCAAGCTCATAATGTTCTTGTGGCGAAAGATTAGAGTGATTAACAGTCCACTCTCCATCATCAATGATCAAACCAGAGACCTCAAAAGCTCTACTCTTTGGATTGTCAGCTAGTACTCTTACTCACCTACAAACGCTTGGCTAAAATGACATTTTCAATTGTTAACAGTTTGATTAATTTGAAATGATCCGATTTATTCTCATAAGATTGGTTGAACGAGAGAAATATTGCAATGTACCCTAGTAAAACACATCTTAGTAATCACTGAAGCAGCAAGAGTCAAAAGACTCAGCACACAATTTATTAACAACACTATCTCAATAATACATTCTTGAAACAAGCAGACCACAAGAGTCCAACACAAATCCAATCCCATAGGCCAGGTTTCATATTGTTAAACATTGTACATAGACTGATGGAGAGATAAATTGGAGATCGAAAAAAAAAGACGGATTCAGAACCGGATCGAGCTTAACTTCAGTCTTTCCTCCCCCTGTGATGACGTTTCCTGCTCTTCTTCTCATACCTCTTAGAAGAACTCCTTTCAACGCGTGAACCCTCATCGCCTGAAACATCGGAGTCAGAAGACGCCGCCACTTTGTTCCTACGCTTCTGCCTTCTACCTCTTCCATCATCCTCAGATGAATCAGAATCATCAGAAGAACCATTACGCctgcttctcctcctcctcttctcctttctACTCTTTCTCTTCCGGCCATCATCCTCAtcagaatcatcatcatctctcttTCTCCCCCTCCTCTTACTCCTTCCTTCTTCCTCATCCTCAGACTCACTCAAACTCCTCCTCTTATGCGTCCTCCGCTTCTTCGACCTCCTTTTCTTCCTATCTCCAGAATCAGACTCAGAGTCAtcacgcttcttcttcttcttcttcttcttcccataCCTCTCAGCAATAATCTTCTCAATCTCAGAATCAACATCCGAATCATCACTCTCactctcctcttcctcctcacTACTCTCAACTTCCCCTCTCGTAACCTTCTCCAACCCCGCCGCAACCTCACCCTCACCCCCATCCCTCTCCTTGGCGCTCAAAAAGTTCCTACACTGATACGTCAAGTGCCCCACGCGGCCACACTTCTTGCAAGACCCACGAGCCTCGTCGTTGTTGGACCCCGTGATCCGAGCGAGTGCCAGAAGCCCCTGGAAGCTAGCGTACGAGTTCTCAGGGTCCTCCTCGGACGACTTCTCCTGACTCTTCTTCTTCGAAGGCTCCTCCTTTTTGCTCGCCGGCGCGTAGGGATCGTAGCCGATCGCGCTCTGCCATATCCCGTGAGTCTGGAGCGCCGCGCTGCTGTGCACGCGGTTGTTCGCCGGCATGCGGACTCTCCCCGCCGTGGCCGGCATCTTCACGAAACCCTAGGTAACCTCGCGACCTAATTCAACACACCAAATACGAATCTAGCGATTGGAACTAAGAGATACTAAGAGAGGAAAAGATCACTTACCAGATTCAATAGGAAGCGATCGCCGGGAGAGAGACTTCACCTTTTACAAATTTAAGCCCTATATTGAATAATCGATCGGCTTCACCTTTTTCTTTATTGGACTTTAGTGGTGACGAAAAGGAAAGATAACAAAGTTCGAGGGTTGAATGATAAAGATCAGGAAATATAACAAAACTGGCTTCAGGTTTTACTATTTGACATTTACACTCGACCTTTGTATTTGTAACAATTTAACCTCGTATATTGAAGAATTTATTGGGTAAATTCAACTTTTTTTCCATAGGGCACAAACAGGAAATATAACAAAACCGGAGGCGAATTATACGGATCGAAAAATTGCAGGGATAGACTTAAGCCATTttgatcaacaaaaaaataaaaaaataagccATTTACTATATTTCGTTTGTAATGTAAAACTTAACCCAGGTTTTATAGAATTGATTGAGCTTTACCCGCTTTATTGGACTTGTAATGGGCTTACGATCCAtacaaagatattaaaaataatagcGTGATCAAAATCATCTGATCATGGAGTAACCGAATGATACTCCAGATTAAAACAAACAAGCTTAATTTAAAATTCAGTTTTTCGAGTTCATGAATAGAAACGCTCAAGGTTCATGATGATAATTTAATCAAAAccttaattattaattaacctCTTAACTACAATTAATCAGCAAGAATATCCCCCTCTTGATCCTTCCCGCCACCTTTCTCTCCACAAAAGTATAACTAATTACGTTAGTTCAGTTTTAAACAGTTCACTACACACTCGTTTAAGATAAAAACACTTATAAAAGACATAAGAGATCATTCTGAAATCTTACAAATTACAATATTcgctatattttaaaaattatacataaaGAATCGAAGATGGCTTCAAGTTGCTGTGGGGATTACGTTGCTGCTTCGCCGGAGATGGCGGCGGTGACGGGAACCGAATCGATCTTGTTGAGGATTCTATGCGTCGTCTTCATCGTTCTTTTCTACGGTTCGATATTTCTTCTATGCTTCGTTATGTACCCCAAGGATCAAAAATCAGAAATCGGCGATGAGGAAGCCGGCGAACCGTTGCCGGCGGCGGTGAGACTAACGAAGAAAGGAGAGAAATGCGGCGGCGGTGACGGCGGCGATGGGATCAGAGCGGATGTATGCGTGATCTGTCTGGAGGAGTTCGAGGTGAACGATGTCGTTAGGATCCTGGTGGGATGCAAGCACGTGTTTCACGTGGAGTGTATAGACTCGTGGTGTTTTTACAAGTTGACGTGTCCGGTTTGCAGAAAACCGTTCCAGTGGTTTGGTGATTGGTAAAGGAGCAAGGAGAGGAGagaagtttagggtttaaatcTTCGGTACGATCCGGTTTAGTCCCAAGTTAGAAACTTGTACGTCTTTGGGATTTAATTATAAGAAATCCAAGGGGGTCGGTCTTTTTTTATCTGAACCTTGCTTGCGATGTATGTGTACACATATTTGGAAAAGTTAATTATATTAGTGAATAATACGGAttatggtttggttttgattgTGGTTTAGAACAAAAACGACTAGaaccaataaaaaattataaggaaaattatatttttaaccatGGAAGTGCAAATACACCCACAAGTCCACAACTGAGGTTAAGAGAAATCAATGCCAGATGAATTCTCCTCGCTCAGATGTTGTTATTAAAGTAGTGCATGATTTTATGTATGAGTTTCTCGGTTTGTTGATTTTAAATGCATATTAAACTCCATTGAAATTCAAGTGTTACagactctaaaaaaaaaaaagtgttacaGACTTCTATTTATAGCCAAAATCGTTATTTTCTGCTAAAGGCCACTTTTAGAGTTGAAAGTAGTATCTTATAACTCAACGGATCAACATCTATACTATACAGAAAGCATCCGAATTGAATTGGGCTAATGGTTGAACTCAAGGAAGCAAAATTATAAGCAACCATAGGCTAGGCCTAGGTCCTAGAAATTTCCAGTccatcaaaaaagaaaacaaaaactcatCATATTAAGATACAATACTTATTTGGAAGACTTTAAAACCTATACTCGATAAGAAAACCCAAAACTCACATTATTAAAAAAGGAACATcagataaaacaataaattgatAGGCTTCCTACATCAAATGGGTTTTTGCTTGCTTTatgatctcttttttttattgattaaaataatGAGATTCAACTTAAGACCAACCCGAAACAAAAAAGGTAACATATATAGAGACTTAAAAACAcatagagaagagagagaagagagaagagagagctcCGGTGGTTCCGACGTCCGGTGGCGCGTACGTGCGCGTGCCGGCGTCGGTGACCCATTTTCTTCCGGTTTCGTTCATTAGATTTGCTGCGGGTTTCGATCTACCGTTCCCTTCCCGATATACCCGATATACTGGTGGTTCTAGGTTAGGGTTTTGTCCCGGGAAGCACTCCGTTCGTGGGGTGTGCGGCGGCATCTCTGCTTTCTCCGGCTCCGCGGTGAGGTTGAAGGACGGCAAACCGAAGTACTCGTATGCTCTGAGTCCAGTTTTTTTCGGGGGATAGAGGCTTCTGCAGCTCTATGACCGTCGGCCCTTGTCTACGGGATATGGTGGCTTCGTCAGCACCGCCTTCGCCGGCTCAAACTTCCGGGAGGTGATAGCTCCGCCAGTATCACTCTCTCCGGTTTGGTTGTTGTTTTAGTTTCTTCTAGTTTTTTCTGTTCTTTCTTCTGCGTGGTCATGCCTCAAAGCGTAGCCGACTCTTGGTTCTTCTCCTGCTACGTCTCGGATGACGGTGGCGAGGGATCGATGGTAGCCGGTTTAATCAGTTAATCTCGTAGATGGTGTTTGGTGTATGGGTTTTATGTTGGCTTGGATTCGGATGAGACCGTCTGAGACTCTCCGATAGATGGTTTCCCAAGCGGTGAAGACAGCTCAGGTTCGAGTGGAGATGGTGCGGCGGCGTTGGAGACGGCGAGCCGCGAAGATTAGGGTTTCTTCCCTTTGTTTGTGTGGATGGGCTTTAAGTCCAAATTGTAATTTTCCTTTTGGGCCGTTTTAATGGGCCTTGTTTTGTTGTATCTCGGATGGGCTTTGTTCCCTTTTATAAAATCAttcagatggcaaaaaaaaaaaaaccaagaaaGGTAACTAAACATCCAAGCATCAAGCAACTTGGGACACTACTGCAACTGCAAAACATGATGATCACAACGACTCTCAGTCTTTCACGGTGTTTCGTGGGCTGAGGCTTTCCATGATTAGAGTCTTAGACACCACAAAGTTTAAAGACCTTCTGCATTTGATTGGGTCTTT
It encodes:
- the LOC108831848 gene encoding CAX-interacting protein 4-like, yielding MPATAGRVRMPANNRVHSSAALQTHGIWQSAIGYDPYAPASKKEEPSKKKSQEKSSEEDPENSYASFQGLLALARITGSNNDEARGSCKKCGRVGHLTYQCRNFLSAKERDGGEGEVAAGLEKVTRGEVESSEEEEESESDDSDVDSEIEKIIAERYGKKKKKKKKRDDSESDSGDRKKRRSKKRRTHKRRSLSESEDEEEGRSKRRGRKRDDDDSDEDDGRKRKSRKEKRRRRSRRNGSSDDSDSSEDDGRGRRQKRRNKVAASSDSDVSGDEGSRVERSSSKRYEKKSRKRHHRGRKD
- the LOC108831850 gene encoding RING-H2 finger protein ATL72, producing the protein MASSCCGDYVAASPEMAAVTGTESILLRILCVVFIVLFYGSIFLLCFVMYPKDQKSEIGDEEAGEPLPAAVRLTKKGEKCGGGDGGDGIRADVCVICLEEFEVNDVVRILVGCKHVFHVECIDSWCFYKLTCPVCRKPFQWFGDW